The Pseudomonas berkeleyensis genome includes a region encoding these proteins:
- a CDS encoding heavy-metal-associated domain-containing protein — protein MQQFKVSGMSCGHCVRAITQAIQMLDQAAKVEVDLAAGLVRVESSLNAEQVQTAIREEGYQAELP, from the coding sequence ATGCAGCAGTTCAAGGTTAGCGGAATGTCCTGCGGCCATTGCGTGCGGGCCATCACCCAGGCGATCCAGATGCTGGATCAGGCGGCCAAGGTCGAGGTCGACCTCGCCGCCGGGCTGGTCCGTGTAGAAAGTAGTTTGAACGCTGAGCAGGTACAGACGGCGATTCGCGAAGAGGGCTACCAGGCCGAACTCCCCTAG
- a CDS encoding type VI secretion system Vgr family protein: MLDANQAHITLAIPAVENDLQVLSFEGRETLNKPYRFEIELVSQSAELDLDALINQTAYLAFGPSGKGVHGVVYAIEQGDSGKRLTRYRISLRPQLAYLAHRYNQRIFQHLTVPQIIGQILEDHGIQSDAYQFQLGYIYPERDYCVQYDESDLHFIQRLCEEEGISFHFQHSEDSHRLVFGDDASVFPKLDPLNYQQDSGLSADNEVVRAFGVRLETRSTQATWRDYDFEQPKLQMEADYRSEFTPALEVYDYPGRFTDRTRGKHLAKRSLERLRSDYELAKGQSDAYLICGHFLALAGHPRKQWNDLWLLGEVIHEGKQPQVLEESVTSNAKASDGFQQGYRNRFTATPWDIPYRPALEHPKPKVLGSQTAVVTGPAGEEIHCDQYGRVKVQFHWDREGLGNDTTSCWLRVASNWAGDAYGGVAIPRVGMEVLVTFLEGDPDQPLITGCLYHAEHVVPYDLPANKTRSLFKTLSSPGGGGYNEFRIEDRKGAEQIYIHAQRDWDENIENNQKIRVGNERHDTVEATTHTELRAEEHRTTDLDRKVELRSNDHLTVGTTQHVKVGTGLFIEAGNEIHYNAGSKVVIDAGMELTAAGGGSFLKLDPSGVTLSGANIKMNSGGAPGSGAGAKPILPGEIKPADADKAGQKTQLALASTQLLIARKAREVAATFCPICEACRAGACALPPPI; encoded by the coding sequence ATGCTGGATGCCAATCAGGCGCATATCACCCTCGCCATTCCTGCGGTCGAGAACGACCTGCAGGTTCTGAGCTTCGAGGGGCGCGAAACGCTCAACAAGCCCTACCGCTTCGAAATCGAACTGGTCAGCCAGAGCGCCGAACTCGATCTTGACGCTCTGATCAACCAGACCGCCTACCTGGCCTTCGGCCCCTCCGGCAAAGGTGTGCACGGTGTGGTCTACGCCATCGAGCAAGGCGACTCGGGCAAGCGCCTGACGCGCTACCGCATCAGCCTGCGCCCACAACTCGCCTACCTGGCCCATCGCTACAACCAGCGCATCTTCCAGCACCTGACGGTGCCGCAGATCATCGGGCAGATCCTCGAAGACCACGGCATCCAGAGCGACGCCTATCAATTCCAGCTCGGTTACATCTACCCCGAGCGCGACTACTGCGTGCAGTACGACGAAAGCGACCTGCACTTCATTCAGCGCCTGTGCGAGGAAGAAGGCATCAGCTTCCACTTCCAGCACAGCGAAGACAGCCATCGCCTGGTGTTTGGCGACGACGCCAGCGTCTTCCCCAAGCTCGATCCGCTGAATTACCAGCAAGACAGCGGCCTTTCCGCTGACAACGAAGTGGTACGCGCCTTCGGCGTGCGCCTGGAAACCCGCAGCACCCAGGCCACCTGGCGCGACTATGACTTCGAGCAGCCCAAGCTGCAGATGGAGGCGGACTACCGCAGCGAATTCACCCCGGCATTGGAGGTGTATGACTACCCCGGCCGCTTCACCGACCGCACGCGCGGCAAGCACCTGGCCAAGCGCAGCCTGGAGCGACTGCGCAGTGACTACGAACTGGCCAAAGGCCAGAGCGACGCCTACCTGATCTGCGGCCACTTCCTCGCCCTGGCCGGGCACCCGCGAAAGCAGTGGAATGACCTCTGGCTACTGGGTGAAGTCATCCACGAAGGCAAGCAGCCACAGGTGCTGGAAGAGTCGGTGACCAGCAATGCCAAAGCCAGCGACGGCTTCCAGCAAGGTTACCGCAACCGCTTCACCGCTACGCCTTGGGACATTCCCTACCGCCCTGCTCTCGAACACCCCAAGCCCAAGGTACTCGGTAGCCAGACCGCCGTCGTCACGGGCCCGGCCGGCGAGGAAATCCACTGCGACCAGTACGGCCGGGTGAAAGTGCAGTTCCACTGGGATCGCGAAGGCCTGGGCAACGACACCACCAGTTGCTGGCTGCGCGTAGCCTCCAACTGGGCCGGCGATGCCTATGGCGGTGTGGCCATCCCACGGGTGGGTATGGAAGTGCTGGTCACCTTCCTCGAAGGCGACCCCGACCAGCCCCTGATCACCGGCTGCCTCTACCACGCCGAGCATGTGGTGCCCTACGACCTGCCGGCGAACAAGACCCGCAGCCTGTTCAAGACCCTGAGCAGCCCCGGTGGTGGCGGCTACAACGAGTTCCGTATCGAAGACCGCAAGGGCGCCGAACAGATCTACATCCACGCCCAGCGTGACTGGGACGAGAACATCGAGAACAACCAGAAGATCCGCGTCGGCAACGAGCGCCACGACACCGTCGAAGCCACCACCCACACCGAACTGCGCGCCGAGGAACACCGCACCACCGACCTCGACCGCAAGGTGGAACTGCGCAGCAACGACCACCTCACCGTTGGTACTACTCAGCACGTGAAAGTCGGTACCGGCCTGTTCATCGAAGCTGGCAACGAAATCCACTACAACGCCGGCAGCAAGGTAGTAATCGACGCAGGCATGGAACTCACTGCCGCAGGCGGCGGCAGCTTCCTCAAGCTCGACCCGAGTGGTGTCACGCTCAGTGGGGCGAATATCAAGATGAACTCGGGGGGCGCGCCGGGAAGTGGAGCGGGAGCCAAACCGATATTGCCTGGCGAAATCAAACCGGCGGATGCGGATAAGGCCGGGCAGAAAACTCAACTCGCACTGGCAAGTACTCAACTATTGATTGCTCGCAAGGCTCGTGAAGTAGCGGCCACCTTTTGCCCAATTTGCGAGGCATGCCGTGCGGGAGCATGCGCACTGCCGCCCCCTATATGA
- a CDS encoding TetR family transcriptional regulator, which produces MRRTKEDAEKTRCAILAAAEQLFLERGVAHTSLEHIARHAGVTRGAVYWHFQNKAHLFHEMLNQVRLPLEPLAQQLAEVDGLSSLQLLRDLCIEAMANLVLDEQRRRILTVLLRRCEFTEDLREAEERHEAFVNQFIDLCEQQFALPAVQPYLQPGITPRLASRTLHALIVGLFSDWLRDPNLFDAQTDTPAMIDSCFRGLLRQWP; this is translated from the coding sequence ATGCGTAGAACCAAAGAAGACGCGGAGAAAACCCGCTGCGCCATCCTCGCCGCTGCTGAACAACTATTCCTCGAGCGCGGGGTCGCCCACACCAGTCTGGAGCATATCGCCCGGCATGCTGGGGTAACGCGCGGTGCGGTCTATTGGCACTTCCAGAACAAGGCGCACCTGTTCCACGAGATGCTCAACCAGGTGCGTTTGCCGCTGGAGCCGCTGGCCCAGCAACTGGCCGAGGTCGACGGCTTGTCATCGCTGCAGTTGTTGCGCGACCTGTGCATAGAGGCCATGGCCAACCTGGTGCTGGATGAGCAACGCCGACGCATCCTCACCGTGCTACTGCGCCGCTGCGAATTCACCGAGGATTTGCGCGAAGCCGAGGAGCGTCACGAAGCCTTCGTCAATCAGTTCATCGATTTGTGCGAACAACAGTTCGCCCTGCCAGCAGTACAGCCTTACCTGCAGCCTGGCATCACGCCGCGCCTGGCCTCACGCACGCTGCACGCGCTGATCGTCGGCCTGTTCAGTGACTGGTTGCGCGATCCCAATCTGTTCGATGCCCAGACCGATACCCCGGCCATGATCGACAGCTGTTTTCGCGGCTTGCTGCGCCAGTGGCCCTAG
- a CDS encoding efflux RND transporter permease subunit, with protein sequence MISRFFIDRPVFATVISIVIVLAGLAAMRSLPIAQYPEILPPQVSVSAAYPGASSQVIAETVAAPLEQEINGVENMIYQLSNSSSSGAMSLTVYFEVGTDPDQATINVNNKVQAALAKLPEEVRRQGVKVEKKSSDILQVITLYSPDGSRDPIFISNYALINVIDELKRLKGVGDASQFGSKDYSMRIWLRPDKLAQYDLTPTDVVNAIREQNSQFAAGSFGQQPLKEPQDFTYTVTTQGRFTDPKEFESVILRTDATGASLLLKDVARVELGAQDYSLVTTLNGQQNAAFGIYLQPGANALETAEAVERTMQRLSKRFPEGIAYKIPYDTTKFVQVSIDEVIKTFFEALVLVVLVVFVFLQNWRATLIPVLAIPVSLVGTFAGMYLLGFSINLLTLFGMVLAIGIVVDDAIVVIENVERVMRTQGLSARDASIKAMEEVTGPIIAIVLVLCAVFVPVGFLGGLAGQMYKQFAITIAVSVVISGIVALTLSPALCALLLKPGHHEPAAPFRVFNCFFDKATAGYGAGVRFFLKRSLVGLLLFGGMIALIMLLFARVPGSLVPDEDQGYVINAYYLPPAASLNRTEALSGAVSEQLMAHPAVQDVVTFAGFDVLTFGVRSNAGVSFVPLKDWSERTTAELDARNLTHEFMGMGAAQKDGLVLSFNPPPITGMSTTGGFESFIQDRSGGSVEQLGEKVQAFVAAASKRPELAGVQSTFSANVPQYYIDLDRTKTRALGVSVSDVFTAMQATFGSYYVNDFTLYGRTWQVSLQSESEFRRKPEDLGQVYVRSSSGDLVPLSTLLRVRRILGPDSYDRFNVYPSAKVLGGPAPGYSSGQALAAMQEVADEVLGEDYSLGWIGSAYQELATQGSGAQAFVFGLILVFLILAAQYERWTLPLAVVTAVPFAVFGAILAVWLRGIQNDVYFQVGLVTLIGLAAKNAILIVEFAVLLRAEGKGIFDSALEAAKLRFRPIVMTSLAFILGCVPLAISSGAGSASRHSIGTGVIGGMLAATLLATFLIPMFYLLVELAAQRFSRRKDEAEAQEPGQGT encoded by the coding sequence ATGATCTCGCGCTTCTTTATCGATCGTCCGGTGTTTGCCACCGTCATTTCCATCGTCATCGTGCTCGCCGGCCTGGCTGCGATGCGCTCGTTGCCCATCGCCCAGTACCCGGAAATCCTGCCGCCGCAGGTGTCGGTCAGTGCCGCTTATCCGGGCGCCAGTTCGCAGGTGATCGCTGAAACCGTGGCGGCGCCGCTGGAGCAGGAGATCAATGGCGTCGAGAACATGATCTACCAGCTGTCCAATTCCTCCAGCAGCGGAGCGATGAGTCTGACGGTGTACTTCGAGGTCGGCACCGACCCGGATCAGGCCACCATCAACGTCAACAACAAGGTGCAGGCCGCGCTGGCCAAGCTGCCGGAAGAGGTGCGCCGACAAGGCGTGAAGGTGGAGAAGAAGTCCTCGGACATTCTGCAGGTGATCACCCTTTATTCGCCGGATGGTTCGCGTGACCCGATCTTCATCAGCAACTACGCGCTGATCAACGTCATCGATGAGCTGAAACGCCTCAAGGGCGTTGGCGATGCGAGCCAGTTCGGCTCCAAGGACTACTCCATGCGCATCTGGCTGCGCCCGGACAAGCTGGCGCAGTACGACCTGACACCGACCGATGTGGTCAACGCCATTCGCGAACAGAATTCGCAGTTCGCCGCCGGCAGCTTCGGCCAGCAGCCGCTCAAGGAGCCGCAGGACTTCACCTACACCGTCACCACTCAGGGGCGCTTCACCGATCCGAAGGAGTTCGAGAGCGTCATCCTGCGTACCGATGCCACCGGCGCCAGCCTGCTGCTCAAGGACGTCGCCCGGGTCGAACTGGGCGCACAGGACTACTCGCTGGTCACCACCCTCAATGGCCAGCAGAACGCCGCCTTCGGCATCTACCTGCAGCCCGGCGCCAACGCTCTGGAGACTGCCGAAGCGGTCGAACGTACCATGCAGCGCCTGAGCAAGCGCTTCCCCGAAGGCATCGCCTACAAGATCCCCTACGACACCACCAAGTTCGTGCAGGTCTCCATCGACGAGGTGATCAAGACCTTCTTCGAAGCGCTGGTGCTGGTGGTGCTGGTGGTTTTCGTGTTCCTGCAGAACTGGCGTGCCACGCTGATTCCGGTGCTGGCGATTCCGGTGTCGCTGGTCGGCACCTTCGCCGGCATGTACCTGCTGGGTTTTTCCATCAACCTGCTGACGCTGTTCGGCATGGTGCTGGCCATCGGCATCGTGGTGGACGACGCCATCGTGGTGATCGAGAACGTCGAGCGGGTGATGCGTACCCAGGGCCTGAGTGCGCGCGACGCTTCGATCAAGGCGATGGAGGAGGTCACCGGGCCGATCATCGCCATCGTGCTGGTGCTCTGCGCGGTATTCGTTCCGGTGGGGTTTCTCGGCGGTTTGGCGGGGCAGATGTACAAGCAGTTCGCGATCACCATCGCGGTGTCGGTGGTGATTTCCGGCATCGTCGCGTTGACCCTGTCACCCGCGCTGTGCGCCTTGTTACTCAAGCCCGGCCATCATGAGCCGGCCGCGCCATTTCGCGTGTTCAACTGCTTCTTCGACAAGGCCACCGCCGGCTATGGCGCGGGTGTGCGTTTCTTCCTAAAACGTTCGCTGGTCGGTCTGTTGCTGTTCGGCGGGATGATCGCGCTGATCATGCTGCTGTTCGCGCGGGTGCCCGGTTCGCTGGTGCCTGATGAGGATCAGGGCTACGTGATCAATGCCTATTACCTGCCGCCCGCGGCCTCGCTCAATCGCACCGAGGCCTTGAGTGGTGCGGTGAGCGAGCAACTGATGGCGCACCCGGCGGTACAGGACGTGGTGACCTTCGCCGGCTTCGACGTGCTCACCTTCGGTGTGCGCAGCAATGCCGGGGTGTCCTTCGTACCGCTCAAGGACTGGAGCGAGCGCACCACGGCCGAACTCGATGCGCGCAACCTGACCCACGAGTTCATGGGTATGGGGGCCGCGCAGAAGGATGGTCTGGTGCTGTCGTTCAATCCGCCGCCGATCACCGGCATGAGCACCACCGGTGGCTTCGAGTCCTTCATTCAGGATCGTTCCGGGGGCAGTGTCGAGCAGCTTGGCGAGAAGGTGCAGGCCTTTGTCGCGGCTGCCAGCAAGCGGCCGGAGCTGGCCGGCGTGCAGAGCACCTTCAGCGCCAACGTGCCGCAGTACTACATCGACCTGGATCGCACCAAGACCCGCGCTCTGGGCGTCAGTGTCAGCGATGTGTTCACCGCGATGCAGGCGACCTTCGGCAGTTACTACGTCAACGACTTCACCCTCTACGGGCGCACCTGGCAGGTCAGCCTGCAATCGGAGTCGGAGTTCCGCCGCAAGCCGGAGGATCTCGGCCAGGTCTACGTGCGCTCCAGCAGCGGCGATCTGGTGCCGCTGTCGACCCTGCTGCGCGTGCGGCGCATCCTCGGGCCGGATTCCTACGACCGTTTCAACGTATACCCCTCGGCCAAGGTGCTGGGCGGCCCGGCCCCTGGCTACAGCTCGGGACAGGCATTGGCGGCGATGCAGGAGGTGGCCGACGAGGTGCTCGGCGAGGACTACAGCCTGGGGTGGATCGGCTCGGCCTATCAGGAGCTGGCCACGCAAGGTTCCGGCGCGCAGGCCTTCGTCTTCGGCCTGATTCTGGTATTCCTGATCCTTGCCGCGCAGTACGAGCGCTGGACGCTGCCGCTGGCGGTGGTCACGGCCGTGCCCTTCGCGGTGTTCGGGGCGATTCTTGCGGTATGGCTGCGTGGCATCCAGAACGACGTGTACTTCCAGGTGGGCCTGGTCACGCTGATCGGTCTGGCGGCTAAGAACGCCATCCTGATCGTCGAGTTCGCGGTGTTGCTGCGCGCCGAGGGCAAGGGCATCTTCGATTCCGCGCTGGAGGCGGCCAAGCTGCGTTTTCGCCCCATCGTGATGACTTCGCTGGCTTTCATTCTCGGCTGCGTGCCGTTGGCTATCAGCTCCGGTGCCGGTTCAGCCAGTCGCCATTCGATCGGCACCGGGGTGATCGGCGGCATGCTCGCGGCCACGCTGCTGGCCACCTTCCTGATTCCAATGTTCTACCTGCTGGTGGAGTTGGCGGCGCAGCGTTTCAGCCGCCGCAAGGATGAAGCAGAGGCACAAGAGCCCGGACAAGGCACCTGA
- a CDS encoding Bcr/CflA family multidrug efflux MFS transporter produces MPLRILLILGALSAFGPLAIDFYLPSFPALARQFATDVEHVQLSLAAYFVGIALGQLFYGPLADRFGRRVPLLVGVTLFAVASLACALAPSLEWLIGARFVQALGGCAGMVITRAVVRDLCDPLASAKVFSQLVLVMGLAPILAPLGGGLLLNTLGWPWIFHSLALFAGLCLLAVLLWLPETRPQHLQPAPLRGAFGQYRSLLGNAPFMGYSLAGGVAMAGMFAYIAGSPFVFIELYGVPVEHYGWLFGSNAAGFVIMAQVNARLVRVGGPALWLRRMVLVYLASGLCLLALAAWQPASLWPLMIPLFICVASLGCVLPNATACAMAGQGQHAGSASGLLGSLQFTVAAGASALVASLHDGSALPMALVIALCGAAASAFAWWSRRFTV; encoded by the coding sequence ATGCCTCTGCGTATTCTGCTGATCCTCGGCGCCCTCAGCGCCTTCGGCCCGCTTGCCATCGATTTCTACCTGCCCAGCTTCCCGGCGCTGGCACGTCAGTTCGCCACCGATGTGGAGCACGTGCAGCTGTCGCTGGCAGCCTATTTCGTCGGTATCGCCCTCGGCCAGCTGTTCTACGGGCCGCTGGCTGATCGCTTCGGCCGACGTGTGCCGCTGCTGGTCGGGGTGACCCTGTTCGCCGTCGCGTCGCTGGCCTGTGCGCTGGCACCGAGCCTGGAATGGCTGATCGGTGCGCGCTTCGTGCAGGCCCTTGGTGGCTGTGCCGGCATGGTCATCACCCGTGCGGTGGTGCGCGACCTGTGCGATCCGCTGGCTTCGGCCAAGGTCTTCTCGCAACTGGTGCTGGTGATGGGGCTGGCGCCGATTCTCGCCCCGCTGGGTGGCGGCCTGCTGCTCAATACGCTGGGCTGGCCGTGGATTTTCCATAGCCTGGCGCTGTTCGCCGGCCTTTGCCTGCTGGCCGTGCTGCTGTGGTTGCCGGAGACGCGTCCGCAGCATCTGCAGCCGGCTCCACTCCGCGGCGCCTTCGGCCAGTACCGTTCGTTGTTGGGCAATGCGCCTTTCATGGGCTACAGCCTGGCAGGCGGTGTGGCCATGGCCGGGATGTTCGCCTATATCGCAGGTTCGCCCTTCGTGTTCATCGAACTCTACGGGGTACCGGTCGAACACTACGGTTGGTTGTTCGGTAGCAATGCGGCGGGTTTCGTGATCATGGCGCAGGTCAATGCGCGGTTGGTGCGGGTAGGTGGGCCGGCCTTGTGGTTGCGGCGCATGGTGCTGGTGTATCTGGCCAGCGGGCTGTGCCTGCTGGCGCTGGCGGCGTGGCAGCCGGCGAGCCTCTGGCCGCTGATGATTCCACTGTTCATCTGCGTAGCCAGTCTCGGCTGCGTATTGCCCAATGCCACCGCCTGCGCCATGGCAGGGCAGGGGCAGCATGCCGGTAGCGCCTCAGGCCTGCTCGGCAGCCTGCAGTTCACTGTAGCGGCCGGTGCCTCGGCACTGGTGGCGTCTCTGCACGACGGCTCGGCGCTGCCCATGGCGCTGGTGATCGCGCTGTGCGGAGCGGCAGCGAGTGCCTTTGCCTGGTGGAGTCGACGTTTCACGGTCTGA
- a CDS encoding efflux RND transporter periplasmic adaptor subunit yields the protein MSLVRLIRFCLFASLALALGAQAADAPPTAVTVERIKAGELPVVLEYPARTTGYREVQVRAQVGGILQERTYQEGSRVQKDQVLFRIDARPYEAALARAKGALAQEQARFRQTDRDLKRIRELQKKGFASESELDNAISNFEQSKANIEAAQAEVQSRQIDLDYTTVKAPITGMTSKESVSEGSLIVAGDPSASLLTQITQLDPIFANFAYPDAEAERLRRELSEGTLVPPSGGKLSVEVYFGDGSAYPTAGEVDFTDSLIDRGTGTVSARGVVPNPEQKLLPGQFVRVKVKGLTRPRAITVPERAVAQGPRGTFVYVVDEQSIARMRQVSTGDTADGRWLILSGVSDGERVIVDGLAKVRPDSPVKVEEAKAKAATPASPAQE from the coding sequence ATGTCGCTCGTTCGCCTGATTCGTTTCTGCCTGTTCGCAAGTCTTGCCCTGGCGCTCGGTGCGCAGGCCGCCGATGCGCCGCCAACGGCGGTGACAGTCGAGCGGATCAAGGCGGGTGAGCTACCCGTGGTACTGGAGTACCCGGCCCGTACGACGGGCTATCGCGAGGTGCAGGTGCGGGCGCAGGTCGGCGGTATCCTGCAGGAGCGCACCTATCAGGAAGGCAGCAGGGTACAGAAGGATCAGGTGCTGTTTCGCATCGACGCGCGCCCATATGAAGCCGCCCTGGCGCGTGCCAAGGGGGCGTTGGCGCAGGAGCAGGCGCGTTTTCGGCAGACCGATCGTGACCTCAAGCGCATCCGCGAATTGCAGAAGAAGGGCTTTGCCAGCGAGAGCGAACTGGATAATGCCATCTCCAACTTCGAGCAGAGCAAGGCCAATATCGAGGCGGCTCAGGCTGAGGTGCAGTCGCGCCAGATCGACCTCGACTACACCACGGTGAAGGCGCCGATCACCGGGATGACCAGCAAGGAGAGCGTCTCCGAAGGCAGCCTGATCGTCGCCGGCGATCCCAGTGCCAGCCTGCTGACGCAGATCACCCAGCTCGATCCGATCTTCGCCAACTTCGCCTACCCGGATGCCGAGGCCGAACGCCTGCGTCGGGAGTTGTCCGAAGGCACTCTGGTACCGCCGAGCGGCGGCAAACTGAGCGTCGAGGTGTACTTTGGCGATGGCTCGGCCTATCCGACGGCAGGCGAGGTGGACTTCACCGACAGCCTGATCGACCGAGGCACCGGTACCGTCAGCGCGCGTGGCGTGGTGCCCAACCCTGAGCAAAAGCTGCTGCCGGGCCAGTTCGTACGGGTGAAGGTCAAGGGGCTGACGCGTCCGCGGGCGATCACCGTACCGGAGCGCGCCGTCGCTCAGGGGCCGCGCGGTACGTTCGTCTACGTGGTGGATGAGCAGAGCATCGCGCGTATGCGCCAGGTTTCGACGGGGGATACGGCCGACGGGCGCTGGTTGATTCTCTCCGGCGTCAGTGATGGCGAGCGGGTGATCGTCGATGGTCTGGCCAAGGTGCGGCCTGACAGTCCGGTCAAGGTCGAGGAGGCGAAGGCGAAGGCAGCCACGCCTGCAAGCCCGGCGCAGGAGTAA
- a CDS encoding heavy metal translocating P-type ATPase: MIFDLPIEGMTCASCAGRVERALNKLPEVSSASVNLASEQARVEATAGSLPQLISAIEGAGYSVPNQPLELNIEGMTCASCVGRIERALNKLPGVSQVAVNLADEKARLQVLASFDPQQALKAVSTAGYKACLLDGRPATDDADNRLRRERLTLLAAIVLTLPLVVPMLAEPFGLHWMLPAWAQFLLATPVQFIFGARFYRAAWRALKAGAGNMDQLVAIGTSAGYGLSLYQWAVTPAGQMPHLYFEASAVIVSLILLGKYLESRAKRQTASAIRALQALRPDHAVRLVEGREERVGLEALVLGDRILVKPGERFPVDGQVLEGNSHADEALISGESLPVAKQPGDKVTAGAINGEGRLLVETTALGAETVLSRIIRLVEDAQAAKAPIQKLVDKVSQVFVPAVLLIALATLLGWLAFGAPLENALLNAVAVLVIACPCALGLATPTAIMAGTGVAARHGILIKDAEALEVAHAIQHIAFDKTGTLTEGKPRIVHIGLVDASEAELLRLAGGLQQGSEHPLAKAVLQRCAEQHIPLPTLSDSHALAGRGIAGSVEGHILQLGSSRLLEENQLQAGALAESARTWEAEGRTLSWLIETGSVPRLLGLLAFGDQLKDGAADAIAELREQGITSHLISGDNQGSVAAVASVLGIDEPHAQVLPADKARLVGELRQHGTVAMVGDGINDAPALAAADVGIAMGGGTDAAMHAAGITLMRGDPRLVSAALEISSRTYAKIRQNLFWAFIYNLIGIPLAAAGLLNPMFAGAAMALSSVSVVSNALLLNRWRPKGS; encoded by the coding sequence ATGATCTTCGACCTACCCATTGAGGGCATGACATGCGCCAGTTGTGCCGGCCGTGTCGAACGCGCGCTGAACAAGTTGCCAGAGGTATCCAGCGCCAGCGTCAACCTGGCCAGCGAGCAGGCGCGCGTCGAGGCAACCGCCGGCAGCCTGCCGCAACTGATCAGCGCCATTGAGGGCGCCGGCTACAGCGTCCCCAACCAGCCGCTGGAGTTGAACATCGAGGGCATGACCTGCGCCAGCTGCGTCGGCCGTATCGAACGCGCGCTGAACAAGCTGCCAGGCGTCAGCCAGGTGGCCGTTAACCTGGCCGACGAGAAGGCGCGCCTGCAGGTGCTCGCCAGTTTTGATCCACAGCAGGCGCTGAAAGCCGTATCCACTGCCGGCTACAAGGCCTGCCTGCTCGATGGTCGCCCTGCCACGGATGATGCCGACAACCGCCTGCGTCGTGAGCGACTGACGTTGTTGGCGGCCATCGTCCTGACCCTGCCACTGGTTGTGCCGATGCTGGCCGAACCCTTCGGCCTGCACTGGATGCTGCCGGCCTGGGCGCAGTTCCTGCTCGCCACGCCGGTGCAATTCATCTTCGGCGCCCGCTTCTACCGTGCGGCCTGGCGCGCCCTGAAGGCCGGTGCCGGCAATATGGATCAACTGGTCGCCATCGGCACCAGTGCCGGCTACGGCCTGAGCCTGTACCAGTGGGCGGTGACGCCTGCCGGGCAGATGCCGCACCTGTATTTCGAGGCCTCGGCGGTGATCGTCAGCCTGATCCTGCTCGGCAAGTACCTGGAAAGCCGTGCCAAACGCCAGACCGCCAGTGCTATCCGCGCCCTGCAGGCGCTGCGCCCGGATCACGCGGTACGCCTGGTGGAGGGGCGCGAGGAACGCGTCGGCCTGGAGGCCCTGGTGCTGGGCGATCGCATTCTGGTCAAGCCGGGCGAACGCTTCCCGGTCGACGGCCAGGTGCTGGAAGGCAACAGCCACGCCGACGAGGCGCTGATCAGTGGTGAAAGCCTGCCAGTGGCCAAGCAGCCCGGCGACAAGGTCACGGCCGGGGCCATCAACGGCGAGGGACGCTTGCTGGTGGAAACCACCGCCCTCGGTGCGGAGACCGTGCTGTCCCGCATCATCCGCCTGGTCGAAGACGCCCAGGCGGCGAAGGCGCCGATCCAGAAGCTGGTGGACAAGGTCAGCCAGGTGTTCGTCCCAGCCGTGCTACTGATCGCCCTGGCCACGCTGCTGGGCTGGCTGGCATTCGGCGCGCCGCTGGAGAACGCCCTGCTCAACGCCGTGGCCGTGCTGGTGATCGCCTGCCCCTGCGCCCTCGGCCTGGCCACGCCGACCGCGATCATGGCGGGCACCGGCGTGGCTGCGCGCCATGGCATCCTGATCAAGGACGCCGAGGCACTGGAGGTGGCGCATGCGATCCAGCACATCGCCTTCGACAAGACCGGCACCCTCACCGAAGGCAAGCCGCGCATCGTCCACATCGGTCTGGTCGACGCCAGCGAAGCAGAGCTGCTGAGACTGGCCGGTGGCCTGCAACAGGGCAGCGAGCATCCACTGGCCAAGGCCGTGCTGCAGCGCTGCGCCGAACAGCACATCCCCCTGCCAACGCTGAGCGACAGCCATGCCCTGGCCGGGCGCGGCATCGCTGGTAGCGTCGAAGGCCACATCCTGCAACTGGGCAGTAGCCGCCTGCTGGAAGAAAACCAGCTACAGGCCGGCGCGCTGGCCGAGTCCGCACGTACCTGGGAAGCCGAGGGCCGCACGCTGTCCTGGCTGATCGAAACCGGCAGCGTCCCTCGCCTGCTCGGCCTGCTGGCGTTCGGCGACCAACTCAAGGACGGCGCCGCCGACGCCATCGCCGAATTGCGTGAACAGGGCATCACCAGCCACCTGATCAGTGGCGACAATCAGGGCAGTGTCGCTGCCGTGGCCAGCGTGCTGGGCATCGACGAACCGCACGCCCAGGTGCTGCCGGCGGACAAGGCACGCCTGGTTGGCGAACTGCGCCAGCATGGCACCGTGGCCATGGTCGGCGACGGCATCAACGATGCGCCGGCCCTGGCGGCTGCGGACGTCGGCATAGCCATGGGCGGCGGCACCGATGCCGCCATGCACGCGGCCGGCATCACCTTGATGCGCGGCGACCCGCGTCTGGTATCGGCCGCACTGGAGATCAGCAGCCGCACCTACGCCAAGATTCGCCAGAACCTGTTCTGGGCCTTCATCTATAACCTGATCGGCATCCCGCTGGCTGCCGCCGGGCTGCTCAACCCGATGTTCGCGGGGGCTGCCATGGCCCTGTCCAGCGTCAGCGTGGTGAGCAACGCGCTGCTGCTCAACCGCTGGCGACCGAAAGGATCGTAG